A window from Pseudomonas moraviensis encodes these proteins:
- the sdhA gene encoding succinate dehydrogenase flavoprotein subunit has translation MANIPTISFDAIIIGGGGAGMRAALQLAQGGHKTAVITKVFPTRSHTVSAQGGITCAIASADPNDDWRWHMYDTVKGSDYIGDQDAIEYMCQEGPAAVFELDHMGLPFSRTEQGRIYQRPFGGQSKDYGKGGQAARTCAASDRTGHALLHTLYQGNLKAGTTFLNEYYAVDLVKNQEGEFVGVIAICIETGETSYIRAKATVLATGGAGRIYASTTNALINTGDGVGMALRAGVPVQDIEMWQFHPTGIAGAGVLVTEGCRGEGGYLINKHGERFMERYAPNAKDLAGRDVVARSMVKEIIAGNGCGPNGDHVMLKLDHLGEEVLHSRLPGICELSKTFAHVDPVVAPVPVVPTCHYMMGGVATNIHGQAITQNAEGQDQIIPGLFAVGEVACVSVHGANRLGGNSLLDLVVFGRAAGLHLEKALTDGIEYDDATESDIEAALSRLNALNNRTDGEDVATLRRELQSCMQNYFGVFRTGEYMQKGIAQLADLRARIANVKINDKSQAFNTARIEALELQNLLEVAEATAIAAEVRKESRGAHAREDFEDRDDENWLCHTLYFPGDKRVTKRAVNFSPKTVPTFEPKVRTY, from the coding sequence ATGGCTAACATTCCAACGATTTCTTTCGACGCCATCATCATTGGTGGTGGCGGTGCCGGCATGCGCGCTGCGCTGCAGCTGGCACAGGGCGGCCACAAGACTGCGGTGATCACCAAGGTTTTCCCGACCCGTTCGCACACTGTTTCCGCTCAGGGTGGCATCACTTGCGCCATCGCCTCTGCCGACCCGAACGATGACTGGCGCTGGCACATGTACGATACCGTCAAGGGTTCCGACTACATCGGTGACCAGGACGCTATCGAATACATGTGTCAGGAAGGCCCGGCTGCCGTGTTCGAGCTGGACCACATGGGTCTGCCGTTCTCGCGTACCGAGCAAGGCCGCATCTATCAGCGTCCGTTCGGTGGCCAGTCCAAGGACTACGGCAAGGGCGGTCAGGCTGCACGTACCTGCGCTGCGTCCGACCGTACCGGTCACGCGCTGCTGCACACCCTTTATCAGGGCAACCTGAAAGCCGGTACCACGTTCCTCAACGAGTACTACGCTGTCGATCTGGTGAAAAACCAGGAAGGCGAATTCGTTGGTGTGATCGCGATCTGCATCGAAACCGGCGAAACCTCCTACATCCGTGCCAAGGCCACCGTTCTGGCGACTGGCGGTGCAGGCCGTATCTACGCGTCCACCACCAACGCCCTGATCAACACCGGTGACGGCGTCGGCATGGCTCTGCGTGCTGGCGTGCCGGTGCAAGACATCGAAATGTGGCAGTTCCACCCGACCGGTATCGCCGGCGCTGGTGTACTGGTTACTGAAGGTTGCCGTGGCGAAGGTGGTTACCTGATCAACAAGCACGGCGAGCGTTTCATGGAGCGTTATGCTCCGAACGCGAAAGACCTGGCTGGTCGTGACGTGGTTGCCCGTTCGATGGTTAAGGAAATCATCGCCGGCAACGGTTGCGGTCCGAATGGCGACCACGTAATGCTCAAGCTCGACCATCTGGGCGAGGAAGTGCTGCACAGCCGTCTGCCAGGCATCTGCGAACTGTCGAAGACTTTCGCCCACGTTGACCCGGTGGTTGCGCCGGTTCCGGTTGTTCCGACCTGCCACTACATGATGGGCGGCGTTGCCACCAACATTCATGGCCAGGCGATCACCCAGAACGCCGAAGGTCAGGACCAGATCATTCCTGGCCTGTTCGCAGTAGGCGAAGTGGCTTGCGTATCGGTACACGGTGCGAACCGTCTGGGCGGCAACTCGCTGCTCGACCTGGTGGTATTCGGTCGCGCTGCCGGCCTGCACCTGGAAAAGGCGTTGACCGATGGCATCGAATACGACGACGCTACCGAGTCCGACATCGAAGCTGCACTGTCGCGTCTGAACGCGCTGAACAACCGTACCGACGGTGAAGACGTTGCCACCCTGCGTCGCGAGCTGCAAAGCTGCATGCAGAACTACTTCGGTGTATTCCGTACCGGCGAATACATGCAGAAGGGCATCGCTCAGCTCGCTGACCTGCGTGCTCGCATCGCCAACGTGAAGATCAACGATAAGTCGCAGGCGTTCAACACTGCACGTATCGAAGCGCTGGAACTGCAAAACCTGCTGGAAGTGGCTGAAGCTACCGCCATCGCGGCCGAAGTACGTAAAGAGTCCCGCGGCGCTCACGCCCGTGAAGACTTCGAAGACCGTGACGACGAAAACTGGCTGTGCCACACCCTATACTTCCCGGGTGACAAGCGCGTCACCAAGCGTGCCGTGAACTTCTCGCCGAAGACTGTTCCGACTTTCGAACCTAAAGTCCGGACTTATTAA
- the sdhD gene encoding succinate dehydrogenase, hydrophobic membrane anchor protein — protein sequence MVTNVTNLSRSGLYDWMAQRVSAVVLAAYFIFLIGYIVANPGLEYAQWHELFAHNGMRIFSLLALVALGAHAWVGMWTIATDYLTPMAFGKSATAIRFLFQAVCGVAMFAYFVWGVQILWGI from the coding sequence ATGGTAACTAACGTCACTAACCTGTCGCGTTCGGGCCTCTATGACTGGATGGCACAGCGTGTGTCTGCGGTCGTTCTCGCGGCTTACTTCATCTTTCTGATCGGATACATCGTCGCCAATCCTGGCCTCGAGTATGCCCAGTGGCATGAACTGTTCGCTCACAACGGAATGCGTATTTTCAGCCTGCTGGCCCTTGTTGCTCTGGGCGCTCACGCCTGGGTCGGCATGTGGACCATCGCGACCGACTACCTGACGCCGATGGCGTTCGGCAAGTCTGCAACGGCGATACGTTTCCTTTTCCAGGCAGTATGCGGCGTTGCGATGTTCGCTTACTTCGTCTGGGGTGTGCAGATTCTCTGGGGTATCTGA
- a CDS encoding succinate dehydrogenase iron-sulfur subunit: MLQVSVYRYNPDQDAAPFMQDFQVDTGGKDLMVLDVLALIKEQDEGFSYRRSCREGVCGSDGMNINGKNGLACITPLSAVVKGNKLIVRPLPGLPVIRDLVVDMSIFYKQYEKVKPYLQNDTPAPAIERLQSPEEREKLDGLYECILCACCSTSCPSFWWNPDKFLGPAALLQAYRFLADSRDTKTSERLASLDDPFSVFRCRGIMNCVNVCPKGLNPTKAIGHIRNMLLSSGV, encoded by the coding sequence ATGTTGCAAGTCAGTGTTTATCGCTACAACCCTGATCAGGACGCTGCGCCGTTCATGCAGGATTTCCAGGTCGATACCGGTGGTAAGGACCTGATGGTGCTGGACGTGCTGGCCCTGATCAAAGAGCAGGACGAAGGTTTCTCCTATCGTCGCTCCTGCCGTGAAGGCGTCTGCGGCTCCGACGGCATGAACATCAATGGCAAGAACGGCCTGGCGTGCATCACGCCGCTGTCCGCTGTTGTAAAAGGTAACAAGCTGATCGTTCGTCCGCTGCCAGGTTTGCCGGTTATCCGTGACCTGGTCGTCGATATGAGCATCTTCTACAAGCAATACGAGAAGGTGAAGCCTTACCTGCAGAACGACACGCCGGCTCCGGCCATCGAGCGTCTGCAGTCGCCAGAAGAGCGCGAAAAGCTCGACGGTCTGTACGAGTGCATCCTGTGCGCCTGCTGCTCGACCTCTTGCCCGTCCTTCTGGTGGAACCCGGACAAGTTCCTCGGTCCAGCTGCGCTGCTGCAAGCCTACCGCTTCCTGGCAGACAGCCGTGACACCAAGACCAGCGAACGTCTGGCTTCACTTGACGACCCGTTCAGCGTTTTCCGCTGCCGGGGCATCATGAACTGCGTCAACGTATGTCCGAAAGGCCTGAACCCGACTAAGGCCATCGGTCACATCCGTAACATGCTGCTTTCGAGCGGCGTGTGA
- a CDS encoding IS3 family transposase (programmed frameshift) — MTRRYFSTDFKRDAACLVLDKDYSVSEACEAMGVGPTALRRWVEQLRAERSGKTPEKSKAMTVDQQRIQELEATIRRIEREKEILKKGYSSLDVGFPRSVRLVEELSEQYSRSELCVVFGINRSSYYERLKQRAKVDDGRNRLKIKAAELHEQSRGSMGARSLSKALCNEKESVGRYMARSLMRELGLKSQQRRRHRYKPSGAEAQYAPNHLERKFNVEIPNRVWCGDVTYIWAGTYWVYLAAVLDLHARRIVGWAMSRSPDSALTCRALKMAFESRGRPENLMFHSDQGCHYSSKVFREMLADMRIKQSMSRRGNCWDNAPMERFFGSLKSEWIPKAGYRNEDEASTDVLRYLTHYYNRIRLHSHNGYRTPVAMEALAA, encoded by the exons TTGACCAGACGATATTTTTCGACAGATTTCAAACGGGATGCGGCTTGCCTGGTTTTGGATAAAGACTATTCGGTGAGTGAAGCCTGCGAAGCAATGGGCGTGGGCCCTACAGCTCTGCGTCGCTGGGTTGAGCAACTGCGTGCGGAGCGCAGCGGCAAGACGCCTGAGAAGTCCAAGGCCATGACCGTTGACCAACAACGCATCCAGGAACTGGAAGCAACAATTCGACGGATTGAGCGCGAGAAGGAAATTTTAAAAAAGG GCTACAGCTCTCTTGATGTCGGATTCCCTCGATCGGTAAGGCTGGTCGAGGAGTTAAGCGAGCAATATTCAAGATCCGAGTTGTGCGTTGTATTTGGAATCAACCGCAGCAGTTATTACGAGCGTCTGAAACAGCGGGCGAAAGTAGATGACGGGCGCAATCGCCTAAAGATCAAAGCTGCTGAATTACATGAGCAAAGTCGCGGCTCAATGGGCGCGCGCAGCCTGTCAAAGGCGCTATGTAACGAAAAAGAGTCGGTGGGTCGTTACATGGCTCGTAGCCTGATGCGCGAGCTCGGGTTGAAGAGTCAGCAACGGCGCAGGCATCGTTACAAACCCAGCGGTGCGGAGGCGCAATACGCCCCCAATCATTTGGAGCGTAAATTCAATGTCGAGATCCCCAATCGAGTGTGGTGTGGCGACGTGACTTACATTTGGGCCGGTACTTACTGGGTTTATCTGGCTGCTGTACTTGATCTGCATGCCCGGCGTATCGTCGGCTGGGCGATGTCCAGAAGCCCGGATTCAGCTCTGACCTGTCGAGCGTTAAAGATGGCTTTCGAGTCGCGAGGACGCCCTGAAAACCTAATGTTCCATTCGGATCAGGGCTGTCATTACAGCAGTAAAGTATTTCGTGAAATGCTGGCGGACATGCGCATAAAACAAAGCATGAGTCGACGAGGAAACTGCTGGGATAACGCCCCGATGGAGCGTTTCTTTGGCAGTTTGAAATCTGAATGGATACCCAAGGCTGGCTACCGAAACGAAGATGAGGCTAGTACCGATGTGTTGCGCTACCTGACCCATTATTACAATCGGATCAGGCTGCACAGTCACAACGGATATCGGACTCCGGTAGCAATGGAAGCCTTGGCAGCATGA
- the sdhC gene encoding succinate dehydrogenase, cytochrome b556 subunit, which produces MKSQRPVNLDLRTIKLPVTAYTSILHRISGVILFVCLAIMLYALDKSLSSEEGFGQVKACLTSPLAKLVIWGILSALLYHLVAGVRHLIMDMGIGETLEGGKLGSKIVIAVSVVVIVLAGVWIW; this is translated from the coding sequence GTGAAAAGCCAACGACCTGTAAACCTAGACCTAAGGACCATCAAACTCCCAGTCACTGCTTACACGTCCATTCTTCACCGTATCTCCGGTGTCATCCTCTTCGTGTGCCTTGCCATCATGCTTTACGCATTGGACAAGTCGCTCAGCTCCGAGGAAGGCTTCGGTCAGGTGAAAGCGTGTCTGACCAGTCCGCTAGCCAAGCTAGTGATTTGGGGCATCCTGTCCGCTCTGCTGTATCACCTGGTAGCCGGTGTGCGCCATTTGATCATGGACATGGGCATCGGTGAGACGCTGGAAGGCGGCAAACTGGGCTCGAAAATCGTTATCGCCGTTTCCGTGGTGGTAATCGTTCTGGCAGGAGTCTGGATATGGTAA
- the gltA gene encoding citrate synthase, which produces MADKKAQLIIEGAAPVELPILTGTVGPDVIDVRGLTATGRFTFDPGFMSTASCESKITYIDGDNGILLHRGYPIEQLAEKSDYLETCYLLLNGELPTAEQKAQFVSTVKNHTMVHEQLKTFFNGFRRDAHPMAVMCGVVGALSAFYHDSLDINNPQHREISAIRLVAKMPTLAAMVYKYSMGQPMMYPRNDLTYAENFLHMMFNTPCEIKPISPVLAKAMDRIFILHADHEQNASTSTVRLAGSSGANPFACIAAGIAALWGPAHGGANEAVLTMLDEIGDVSNIDKFIAKAKDKNDSFKLMGFGHRVYKNRDPRATVMKQTCDEVLKELGINNDPQLELAMRLEEIALTDPYFIERSLYPNVDFYSGIILKAIGIPTSMFTVIFALARTVGWISHWKEMLSSPYKIGRPRQLYTGYESRDITSLEDRK; this is translated from the coding sequence ATGGCTGACAAAAAAGCGCAGTTGATCATCGAGGGCGCAGCCCCCGTCGAGCTGCCCATTTTAACCGGCACCGTTGGTCCCGATGTAATCGATGTTCGGGGCCTGACGGCCACGGGCCGCTTCACTTTCGACCCGGGTTTCATGTCGACCGCTTCGTGCGAATCGAAAATTACCTATATCGACGGCGACAACGGGATTTTGTTGCACCGCGGCTACCCGATCGAACAGCTGGCTGAAAAGTCGGACTACCTGGAAACCTGCTACCTGCTGCTCAACGGCGAATTGCCGACCGCAGAACAGAAGGCCCAGTTCGTCAGCACCGTAAAGAACCACACCATGGTTCACGAGCAGCTGAAAACCTTCTTCAACGGTTTCCGTCGCGACGCCCACCCGATGGCCGTCATGTGCGGTGTAGTCGGCGCCCTCTCGGCCTTCTACCACGACTCCCTGGACATCAATAACCCGCAGCATCGCGAAATCTCCGCGATCCGTCTGGTTGCGAAGATGCCGACCCTGGCAGCGATGGTTTACAAGTACTCCATGGGCCAACCCATGATGTACCCGCGCAACGATCTGACGTACGCGGAAAACTTCCTGCACATGATGTTCAACACCCCGTGCGAGATCAAACCGATCAGCCCGGTACTCGCCAAGGCCATGGACCGGATCTTCATCCTGCATGCCGACCACGAGCAGAACGCTTCGACCTCCACCGTGCGTCTGGCCGGCTCCTCGGGTGCCAACCCGTTCGCCTGTATCGCCGCCGGTATCGCCGCACTGTGGGGCCCTGCCCACGGCGGTGCGAACGAAGCCGTGTTGACCATGCTCGACGAGATTGGCGATGTGTCGAACATCGACAAGTTCATCGCCAAGGCCAAGGACAAGAACGACTCGTTCAAGCTGATGGGCTTTGGTCACCGCGTCTACAAGAACCGCGACCCGCGCGCGACTGTCATGAAGCAGACCTGCGACGAAGTGCTGAAGGAACTGGGCATCAACAACGATCCGCAACTCGAACTGGCCATGCGCCTGGAAGAGATCGCCCTGACCGACCCGTACTTCATCGAGCGCTCGCTGTACCCGAACGTCGATTTCTACTCGGGGATCATCCTCAAGGCGATCGGCATTCCGACCAGCATGTTCACTGTGATTTTCGCGCTGGCGCGTACTGTCGGCTGGATTTCGCACTGGAAGGAAATGCTCTCGAGCCCGTACAAGATTGGCCGTCCGCGCCAGCTGTACACGGGTTACGAGTCGCGTGACATTACCTCGCTGGAAGATCGCAAATAA
- a CDS encoding 2-oxoglutarate dehydrogenase E1 component, whose translation MQESVMQRMWNSAYLSGGNAAYVEELYELYLHDPNAVPEEWRTYFQKLPADGNSATDVSHSTIRDHFVLLAKNQRRAQPVSAGSVSSEHEKKQVEVLRLIQAYRMRGHQAAQLDPLGLWQRPAPADLSINHYGLTNADLDTTFRAGDLFIGKEEASLREIHEALQQTYCRTIGAEFTHITDSEQRQWFQQRLESVRGRPTYSADIKSHLLERVTAGEGLEKYLGTKYPGTKRFGLEGGESLIPMLDELIQRSGSYGTKEVVIGMAHRGRLNVLVNTFGKNPRELFDEFEGKKKVELGSGDVKYHQGFSSNVMTTGGEVHLAMAFNPSHLEIVSPVVEGSVRARQDRRNDLTGEKVLPISIHGDAAFAGQGVVMETFQMSQTRGFKTGGTVHIVINNQVGFTISNPLDSRSTEYATDVAKMIQAPILHVNGDDPEAVLFVTQLAIDYRMQFKRDVVIDLVCYRRRGHNEADEPSGTQPLMYQQITKQRTTRELYAERLTQAGVLDAERVQAKVDEYRNALDNGLHVVKSLVKEPNKELFVDWRPYLGHAWTARHDTRFDLKTLQELSAKLLEIPEGFVVQRQVAKIYEDRQKMQAGGLPINWGYAETMAYATLAFEGHPIRMTGQDIGRGTFSHRHAVLHNQKDAGTYIPLQNLYDGQPRFDLYDSFLSEEAVLAFEYGYSTTTPNALVIWEAQFGDFANGAQVVIDQFITSGEHKWGRLCGLTMLLPHGYEGQGPEHSSARLERYLQLCAEHNIQVCMPTTPAQIYHLLRRQVIRPLRKPLVVLTPKSLLRHKLAISTLEDLAEGSFQTVIPEIDALDPKKVERVVLCSGKVYYDLLEKRRAEGREDIAIVRIEQLYPFPEDDLKEVLAPYTNVKHAVWCQEEPMNQGAWYCSQHHLRRSIANLDKTLVLEYAGREASAAPACGYASMHAEQQEKLLQDAFTV comes from the coding sequence ATGCAAGAAAGCGTGATGCAGCGCATGTGGAACAGCGCCTACCTTTCAGGTGGAAACGCTGCCTATGTGGAAGAGCTTTATGAGCTCTACCTGCACGACCCTAACGCTGTGCCAGAAGAGTGGCGCACCTACTTTCAGAAGTTGCCAGCCGACGGCAACTCTGCCACTGATGTTTCGCACTCGACGATTCGCGATCATTTCGTGCTGCTGGCAAAGAACCAGCGCCGCGCCCAACCGGTTTCCGCCGGCAGCGTGAGCAGTGAGCACGAGAAGAAGCAAGTTGAAGTGCTGCGATTGATCCAGGCCTACCGTATGCGTGGCCACCAGGCAGCCCAGCTTGACCCGCTGGGGCTGTGGCAGCGTCCTGCACCTGCAGACCTGTCGATCAATCATTACGGCTTGACCAATGCCGATCTTGATACGACCTTCCGTGCCGGCGACCTGTTCATCGGCAAAGAGGAAGCGAGCCTACGCGAAATTCACGAAGCGTTGCAGCAGACATATTGCCGCACCATCGGCGCTGAATTCACGCACATCACCGATTCCGAGCAGCGCCAGTGGTTCCAGCAGCGTCTGGAAAGCGTGCGCGGTCGTCCGACGTACTCCGCCGACATCAAGAGCCACCTGCTCGAGCGCGTGACGGCCGGTGAGGGCCTGGAAAAATACCTCGGTACCAAATACCCGGGCACCAAGCGTTTCGGTCTGGAAGGCGGCGAAAGCCTGATTCCGATGCTCGACGAACTGATCCAGCGTTCCGGCTCGTACGGTACCAAGGAAGTCGTCATCGGCATGGCCCACCGTGGCCGTCTGAACGTGCTGGTCAACACCTTCGGCAAGAACCCGCGCGAGCTGTTCGACGAGTTTGAAGGCAAGAAGAAGGTCGAGCTCGGTTCCGGTGACGTGAAATATCACCAGGGCTTCTCGTCCAACGTGATGACCACCGGCGGCGAAGTTCACCTCGCCATGGCGTTCAACCCGTCCCACCTGGAAATCGTTTCCCCGGTGGTCGAAGGTTCGGTGCGCGCCCGTCAGGACCGTCGCAACGACCTGACCGGTGAGAAAGTCCTGCCGATCTCCATCCACGGTGACGCGGCATTCGCCGGTCAGGGCGTGGTCATGGAAACCTTCCAGATGTCGCAGACCCGCGGTTTCAAGACCGGCGGTACCGTGCACATCGTGATCAACAACCAGGTCGGTTTCACCATCAGCAACCCGCTGGACTCGCGCTCCACCGAGTACGCCACCGACGTTGCCAAGATGATCCAGGCGCCGATCCTCCATGTGAATGGTGATGATCCGGAAGCCGTGCTGTTCGTGACCCAGTTGGCCATCGACTACCGCATGCAGTTCAAGCGTGACGTGGTGATCGATCTGGTCTGCTACCGTCGTCGCGGCCACAACGAGGCCGACGAGCCAAGCGGCACCCAGCCACTGATGTATCAGCAGATCACCAAGCAGCGCACCACCCGTGAGCTGTACGCCGAACGCCTGACTCAGGCCGGTGTGCTCGATGCTGAACGCGTTCAGGCCAAGGTCGACGAATACCGCAACGCGCTGGACAACGGTCTGCACGTGGTGAAATCGCTGGTCAAGGAGCCGAACAAAGAGCTGTTCGTCGACTGGCGTCCGTACCTGGGCCATGCCTGGACTGCGCGTCACGACACGCGTTTCGATCTGAAGACCCTGCAAGAGCTGTCCGCCAAGCTGCTGGAAATCCCGGAAGGCTTCGTGGTTCAGCGTCAGGTCGCGAAGATCTACGAAGACCGTCAGAAGATGCAAGCCGGCGGCCTGCCAATCAACTGGGGTTACGCCGAAACCATGGCGTATGCGACCCTGGCGTTCGAAGGTCACCCGATCCGCATGACCGGTCAGGACATCGGCCGCGGTACGTTCTCGCACCGTCACGCTGTGCTGCACAACCAGAAAGACGCGGGCACCTACATCCCGTTGCAGAACCTGTACGACGGTCAGCCACGTTTCGACCTGTACGACTCGTTCCTTTCGGAAGAAGCGGTACTGGCGTTCGAATACGGTTACTCGACCACCACGCCAAACGCGCTGGTGATCTGGGAAGCCCAGTTCGGCGACTTCGCCAACGGTGCACAGGTCGTGATCGACCAGTTCATCACCAGCGGCGAGCACAAGTGGGGCCGTCTCTGCGGTCTGACCATGTTGCTGCCACACGGCTACGAAGGCCAGGGCCCTGAGCACAGCTCGGCACGTCTTGAGCGTTACCTGCAGCTGTGCGCCGAGCACAACATTCAGGTGTGCATGCCGACCACGCCAGCGCAGATCTACCATTTGCTGCGTCGTCAGGTGATTCGTCCGCTGCGCAAGCCGCTGGTCGTGCTGACGCCGAAGTCGCTGCTGCGCCACAAGCTGGCCATCTCGACGCTGGAAGATCTGGCCGAAGGTTCGTTCCAGACCGTGATCCCGGAAATCGACGCACTGGACCCGAAAAAGGTCGAGCGTGTGGTTCTGTGCAGCGGCAAGGTCTACTACGACCTGCTGGAAAAACGCCGTGCCGAAGGCCGCGAAGATATCGCCATCGTGCGTATCGAGCAGCTGTATCCGTTCCCTGAGGACGACTTGAAAGAAGTCCTGGCTCCGTACACCAACGTCAAGCATGCCGTCTGGTGTCAGGAAGAGCCGATGAACCAGGGTGCCTGGTACTGCAGCCAGCATCACTTGCGTCGCAGCATCGCCAACCTCGACAAGACTCTCGTACTCGAGTACGCGGGCCGTGAGGCGTCGGCTGCCCCAGCTTGTGGTTATGCATCGATGCACGCCGAGCAGCAGGAAAAACTGCTGCAAGATGCTTTCACTGTTTAA
- the odhB gene encoding 2-oxoglutarate dehydrogenase complex dihydrolipoyllysine-residue succinyltransferase — protein sequence MAIEIKAPSFPESVADGTVATWHKKPGEAVKRDDLIVDIETDKVVLEVLAEADGVLGAIVAEEGATVLSNQVLGSIEEGGAAAAAPAAAAAPAATAAAAPAAADGEDDPIAAPAARKLAEENGINIASVAGTGKGGRVTKEDVVAAVAAKKAAPAAAPAKAAAPSAAAPVFAAGDRIEKRVPMTRVRATVAKRLVEAQSNMAMLTTFNEVDMTEVMALRSKYKDLFEKSHNGVRLGFMSFFVKAATEALKRFPAVNASIDGGDIVYHGYADIGVAVSSDRGLVVPVLRNAELMSLAEIEGGIATFGKKARDGKLSMDEMTGGTFTITNGGTFGSMMSTPIVNPPQAAILGMHNIIQRPMAINGQVVIRPMMYLALSYDHRLIDGKEAVTFLVTIKNLLEDPARLLLDI from the coding sequence ATGGCTATCGAAATCAAAGCCCCGTCATTCCCGGAATCGGTTGCCGATGGCACCGTTGCCACCTGGCACAAGAAACCAGGTGAGGCCGTCAAGCGTGACGACCTGATCGTCGACATCGAAACCGACAAGGTCGTGCTCGAAGTGTTGGCTGAAGCGGACGGCGTGCTGGGCGCAATCGTTGCCGAAGAGGGCGCTACCGTTCTGTCGAACCAGGTTCTGGGCTCGATCGAAGAGGGCGGCGCTGCTGCTGCCGCTCCTGCCGCCGCTGCTGCTCCGGCTGCTACTGCCGCTGCCGCACCAGCTGCTGCCGATGGCGAAGATGACCCGATCGCAGCTCCTGCCGCTCGCAAGCTGGCTGAAGAAAACGGCATCAACATCGCTTCCGTTGCCGGCACCGGCAAGGGCGGTCGCGTGACCAAGGAAGACGTGGTAGCCGCTGTTGCTGCGAAGAAAGCCGCTCCGGCTGCCGCGCCTGCCAAGGCTGCTGCTCCTTCGGCTGCTGCGCCTGTGTTCGCTGCTGGCGACCGCATCGAGAAGCGCGTACCGATGACCCGCGTACGTGCCACCGTGGCCAAGCGTCTGGTTGAAGCCCAGTCGAACATGGCGATGCTGACCACGTTCAACGAAGTCGACATGACTGAAGTCATGGCTCTGCGTTCGAAGTACAAGGACCTGTTCGAGAAGTCGCACAACGGCGTACGCCTGGGCTTCATGTCGTTCTTCGTGAAAGCGGCCACCGAAGCGCTGAAACGCTTCCCGGCTGTCAACGCGTCGATCGACGGCGGCGACATCGTTTACCACGGCTACGCGGACATCGGCGTTGCCGTTTCCAGCGACCGTGGCCTGGTGGTACCGGTTCTGCGTAACGCCGAGCTGATGAGCCTGGCGGAAATCGAAGGCGGCATTGCCACTTTCGGCAAGAAAGCCCGTGACGGCAAACTGTCGATGGACGAGATGACCGGTGGTACCTTCACCATCACCAACGGTGGTACCTTCGGTTCGATGATGTCGACGCCAATCGTCAACCCGCCGCAGGCAGCGATTCTGGGCATGCACAACATCATCCAGCGTCCAATGGCCATCAACGGTCAGGTCGTGATCCGTCCGATGATGTACCTGGCACTGTCCTACGATCACCGTCTGATCGATGGCAAAGAAGCTGTGACCTTCCTGGTGACCATCAAGAACCTGCTGGAAGATCCGGCTCGTCTGTTGCTGGATATCTAA